The Candidatus Neomarinimicrobiota bacterium region GATCAACCTGACCAAATTCTCCAAGGGGTCCTTACGCTGGAGTGTCACACTTCGACAATTATTCATAGCTATGGAGGAAGTAGATGGGCTGTGGATTGCAGAGCTGAAGTCCAAGGGAGTCGGAATCGAGCTTGCCGGACTCAGTTTGTACCGGAACCGGATCCCCCGTTTTATTGAATACTTTGAAGATGCCGAGATCAAAAGCGTGGTTCCAGATGACATCCGTGGAAGAACCGTCTATAAGTTTTTAATATCCATCAACTCAATTGTCCCGGATAGTCTGGCTTTCGATCCCAAGATTATTATTCCACCACATCGTCCGGAAGCGAGTCCGGAAAGTTCATCTCCCATCATCATCATCGATGAAGAAAGGATAACACCGGCGCTTGATACGCTTTCTGTGGATTCGGTAAGTGTAATTCCTGATTCTAGTGAAGTACCTGATAGTAGTGGGGTGGCTGATAGTTTGTTTTTCACGGAGGGTGACCTGGATACGCTGGCAGCGGATAGCTTCGTTACCACAGATGCCATCGATACGCTTCAGATTACCGCACCTGACAGCACCAGAGCACTGGATTCTTTAGATCGATCTGAAGCTGATACCCCTGAGACCATTTTACAGGATACAGTGATGTTCGATCCTGAGGAAGAACCCTCAGTTGAGTCGGAAATACCAGAATTCGCCTTGCTGGTTCATCGGGTGGAGAGTGATGAATCACTTAGAGGTATAGCCCAAACCCTACTTGGCAGTGCAGACCGTTGGTCGGAGATCTACAATCTGAATCTCGATATTCTCAGTGATCCC contains the following coding sequences:
- a CDS encoding LysM peptidoglycan-binding domain-containing protein, which codes for QVLFPKKKDTLLINLLPDYVLRRQKTFKLAWHGLLLLLLIFLVPFAINWLYVEKNATHRDALQKITHLEKSINDIEWVTYMVDSLSLAHSVAQENLINLTKFSKGSLRWSVTLRQLFIAMEEVDGLWIAELKSKGVGIELAGLSLYRNRIPRFIEYFEDAEIKSVVPDDIRGRTVYKFLISINSIVPDSLAFDPKIIIPPHRPEASPESSSPIIIIDEERITPALDTLSVDSVSVIPDSSEVPDSSGVADSLFFTEGDLDTLAADSFVTTDAIDTLQITAPDSTRALDSLDRSEADTPETILQDTVMFDPEEEPSVESEIPEFALLVHRVESDESLRGIAQTLLGSADRWSEIYNLNLDILSDPLSLEPGQTLIVLLDEPEQESITHIIQSGENLKRLARRYYGDGGRWKKLYQLNKAVISNPNKIFPGQKLTIITAEQRYQFPMQIHTIRSGESLKRIARRYLGDAERWEEVYKLNQDVIKYANIIYAGQRIRVMNETGEKNAAPE